One window of the Zea mays cultivar B73 chromosome 3, Zm-B73-REFERENCE-NAM-5.0, whole genome shotgun sequence genome contains the following:
- the LOC100273935 gene encoding rhicadhesin receptor precursor, translating into MAKVHLYVAAACAVVLALATPALAGDPDMLQDVCPADYASPVKLNGFACKANFSADDFFFDGLRNPGNTNNPAGSVVTAANVEKFPGVNTLGVSMARIDYAPGGQNPPHTHPRATEIIFVLEGTLEVGFITTANALFTKTVTKGDVFVFPRGLVHFQQNRGHGPAAVVAAFNSQLQGTQAIAMTLFGAVPPVPSDILAKAFRISSGEVDHIKANFAPK; encoded by the exons ATGGCGAAGGTCCACCTCTACGTCGCCGCGGCCTGCGCCGTCGTCCTCGCGCTCGCCACCCCGGCCCTCGCCGGTGACCCCGACATGCTGCAGGACGTCTGCCCGGCTGACTACGCCTCCC CGGTGAAGCTGAACGGGTTCGCGTGCAAGGCGAACTTTTCGGCGGACGACTTCTTCTTCGACGGGCTGAGGAACCCGGGCAACACCAACAACCCGGCGGGCTCCGTGGTGACGGCGGCCAACGTGGAGAAGTTCCCGGGCGTGAACACGCTGGGCGTCTCCATGGCGCGCATCGACTACGCGCCGGGCGGCCAGAACCCGCCGCACACGCACCCGCGCGCCACCGAGATCATCTTCGTCCTCGAGGGCACGCTCGAGGTCGGCTTCATCACCACCGCCAACGCGCTCTTCACCAAGACCGTCACCAAGGGCGACGTCTTCGTCTTCCCGCGCGGCCTCGTCCACTTCCAGCAGAACAGGGGGCACGGCCCCGCCGCCGTCGTCGCCGCCTTCAACAGCCAGCTCCAGGGCACGCAGGCCATCGCCATGACGCTCTTCGGCGCCGTGCCGCCCGTGCCCTCCGACATCCTCGCCAAGGCCTTCCGCATCAGCAGCGGCGAGGTGGACCACATCAAGGCCAACTTCGCGCCCAAGTAG